A genomic stretch from Cellulomonas sp. KRMCY2 includes:
- a CDS encoding carbohydrate ABC transporter permease: protein MVTLTSRTQATLPGARRRRRNDLRAALVFVAPATIGFLVFYVWPAIRGVYYSFTDFSVLSPPQWIGTENYQELLSDDLVRNAFWVTLEYVLINIGAQTVLALGLAVLMHRLTKSVVVRGTLLLPYLVANVVVALLWFWMLDYQIGIVNQMLDWVGLGRIAFFGDSAWAIPTIAMVNVWRHVGYTALLIFAGLQTIPTHLYEAAALDGAGEVRSFFKITIPLLRPVLAMVLVITVTGSFQIFDTVAVTTAGGPVNATRVIYYYIYELAFGRFEFGYASAISVVLFLVLASVAFAQIKLLRAGESDLS, encoded by the coding sequence ATGGTGACTCTCACCAGCCGGACGCAGGCAACCCTGCCCGGGGCGCGTCGACGTCGACGAAACGACCTGCGAGCGGCCCTGGTGTTCGTGGCGCCCGCAACGATCGGGTTCCTGGTCTTCTACGTCTGGCCGGCGATCCGCGGTGTGTACTACAGCTTCACCGACTTCAGCGTCCTGAGCCCGCCGCAGTGGATCGGGACCGAGAACTACCAGGAGCTGCTCTCCGACGACCTCGTCCGCAACGCGTTCTGGGTCACTCTCGAGTACGTCCTGATCAACATCGGCGCGCAGACCGTCCTGGCACTGGGGCTCGCGGTGCTGATGCACCGGCTCACCAAGTCCGTCGTCGTCCGCGGGACTCTGCTGCTGCCCTACCTCGTGGCCAACGTGGTCGTCGCCCTGCTCTGGTTCTGGATGCTCGACTACCAGATCGGCATCGTCAACCAGATGCTCGACTGGGTGGGCCTGGGCCGCATCGCCTTCTTCGGTGACTCCGCCTGGGCGATCCCGACGATCGCGATGGTCAACGTGTGGCGTCACGTCGGCTACACCGCGCTGCTCATCTTCGCGGGGCTGCAGACGATCCCGACGCACCTGTACGAGGCCGCTGCCCTGGACGGTGCCGGCGAGGTGCGGTCCTTCTTCAAGATCACCATCCCGCTGCTCCGCCCGGTGCTGGCCATGGTGCTGGTCATCACCGTCACCGGGTCGTTCCAGATCTTCGACACCGTCGCCGTCACCACTGCGGGTGGTCCGGTCAACGCCACCCGGGTCATCTACTACTACATCTACGAGCTCGCGTTCGGCCGATTCGAGTTCGGCTACGCCTCGGCGATCTCCGTCGTCCTGTTCCTCGTCCTTGCGTCCGTCGCCTTCGCGCAGATCAAGCTGCTGCGCGCCGGCGAGTCGGACCTGTCCTGA
- a CDS encoding alpha-galactosidase produces the protein MPGSVAVDELIHLRAGGVSLVLDLSGGLLPRVLHWGADLGALSRADLTTLRLTSQPQVVSNSVDAGVPLSVVPEAAVGWMGTPGLTGHRAGREFSSLFTVTRVRAAETDGAVEHRVVVETRDENAQLGMVLEVELTASGLVRLRATVTNTHDVEPYTLDGLLLALPVPTSAQEILDFSGRHLRERSPQRHTFTLGTHLRDNRRGRTGADATLLLLAGTAGFSFAGGEVWGLHVAWSGNHRTLAERTPQGDGLLSGGELLLPGEGTLAAGESYRTPWVFGSWGQGIDQLSARFHDYLRARPQHPRSPRPVVLNTWEAVYFQQDLATLCELADSAAEVGVERFVLDDGWFRHRRDDFAGLGDWYVDEGVWPQGLGPLVDHVRARGMQFGLWFEPEMINVDSDLARAHPDWILSAGHRLPPESRHQQVLDLASPEAFGYILERMSSLVGQYSIDYIKWDHNRDLVEPGRAAHGRAGVHEQTQALYRLIDTLKARHPDLEIESCSSGGARADLGILDRTDRIWASDCIDALERQQIERWTGLLVPPEMIGSHVGAPVAHTTGRTHNLAFRAGTALFGHFGIEWDLRTASAHDRARMAEWVALYKQHRALLHTGRVVRVDHPDPAVQVHGVVGAGGDEALFAIVAVATSVWAPTGPVRLPGLDPEARYRITPVGIAAEVAVYGDATATPWWSGQPVLSGRVLAQHGLQAPSLLPEQLVLVHLVRV, from the coding sequence GTGCCAGGTTCGGTTGCTGTCGATGAGCTCATCCACCTCCGTGCCGGTGGTGTGAGTCTGGTCCTCGACCTGAGCGGGGGGCTCCTGCCTCGGGTCCTGCACTGGGGTGCGGATCTGGGCGCGCTGTCACGTGCGGACCTGACGACACTCCGCCTGACCTCCCAGCCGCAGGTGGTCTCGAACTCCGTCGATGCGGGTGTCCCGCTGAGCGTCGTACCGGAGGCGGCCGTCGGGTGGATGGGCACCCCGGGTCTGACCGGCCATCGTGCCGGCCGGGAGTTCTCCTCCCTGTTCACGGTGACGCGGGTCCGGGCAGCCGAGACGGACGGGGCGGTGGAGCACCGCGTGGTCGTCGAGACGCGGGACGAGAACGCCCAGCTGGGCATGGTCCTCGAGGTCGAGCTCACCGCCTCGGGCCTCGTCCGGCTGCGCGCGACGGTGACCAACACCCACGACGTCGAGCCGTACACCCTGGACGGGTTGTTGCTGGCTCTGCCGGTTCCCACGAGCGCGCAGGAGATCCTCGACTTCTCCGGGCGTCATCTGCGCGAGCGTTCGCCGCAACGGCACACCTTCACTCTGGGCACCCACCTGCGGGACAACCGGCGCGGTCGGACCGGCGCTGACGCCACGCTCCTGCTGCTCGCCGGAACCGCAGGCTTCTCCTTCGCCGGGGGCGAGGTCTGGGGCCTGCACGTGGCCTGGAGCGGCAACCACCGCACGCTGGCCGAGCGGACTCCCCAGGGCGACGGACTGCTGTCCGGTGGAGAGCTCCTGCTCCCGGGCGAGGGGACTCTGGCGGCCGGTGAGTCCTACCGGACGCCATGGGTCTTCGGCAGCTGGGGTCAGGGCATCGATCAGCTGTCGGCCCGTTTCCACGACTACCTCCGCGCTCGTCCGCAGCACCCTCGATCTCCCCGCCCCGTGGTCCTGAACACCTGGGAGGCGGTCTACTTCCAGCAGGACCTGGCCACGCTCTGCGAGCTCGCCGACTCGGCCGCAGAGGTCGGTGTGGAGCGCTTCGTGCTCGATGACGGCTGGTTCCGGCACCGGCGCGACGACTTCGCGGGCCTGGGCGACTGGTACGTCGACGAGGGGGTGTGGCCGCAGGGCCTGGGGCCCCTGGTCGACCACGTCCGGGCTCGCGGGATGCAGTTCGGTCTCTGGTTCGAACCGGAGATGATCAACGTCGACTCCGACCTGGCTCGCGCGCACCCGGACTGGATCCTGTCGGCCGGTCACCGTCTTCCGCCCGAGTCGCGCCACCAGCAGGTCCTGGACCTGGCCAGCCCCGAGGCGTTCGGCTACATCCTCGAGCGGATGAGCTCCCTGGTCGGCCAGTACTCGATCGACTACATCAAGTGGGACCACAACCGCGACCTCGTCGAGCCCGGACGGGCGGCTCACGGCCGGGCGGGGGTGCACGAGCAGACACAGGCGCTGTACCGACTCATCGACACGCTCAAGGCGCGTCATCCGGACCTCGAGATCGAGTCGTGCTCTTCCGGCGGGGCGCGCGCCGACCTGGGCATCCTCGACCGTACGGACCGGATCTGGGCCAGTGACTGCATCGACGCACTCGAACGGCAGCAGATCGAGCGATGGACCGGGCTGCTGGTGCCCCCGGAGATGATCGGGTCGCACGTCGGTGCGCCGGTCGCGCACACCACCGGCCGCACACACAACCTGGCATTCCGTGCCGGGACCGCACTCTTCGGCCACTTCGGCATCGAGTGGGACCTGCGCACGGCCTCCGCCCACGACCGCGCTCGGATGGCCGAGTGGGTGGCCCTCTACAAGCAGCACCGCGCGTTGCTGCACACCGGCCGTGTCGTGCGGGTCGACCACCCGGACCCTGCGGTCCAGGTGCACGGAGTGGTCGGTGCAGGGGGCGACGAAGCCCTGTTCGCGATCGTCGCGGTCGCGACGTCGGTGTGGGCTCCCACCGGCCCGGTGCGTCTGCCAGGGCTGGACCCCGAGGCGCGCTACCGCATCACCCCGGTAGGGATCGCCGCCGAGGTCGCGGTCTACGGAGATGCCACCGCCACCCCGTGGTGGTCAGGCCAGCCGGTGCTCTCCGGACGGGTTCTGGCCCAGCACGGCCTCCAGGCACCGTCGCTCTTGCCGGAGCAGCTCGTCCTTGTCCACCTCGTGCGGGTCTGA
- a CDS encoding ROK family transcriptional regulator, which translates to MNPTWTPLSGPSHALALDVLINGPLSRVELARRLDLSPGSLTRLTKPLVDSGLLVEVDGTRAQGQRTGRPQTPLDIVPGSHHFVGIKLTGEMAYGVLTNLRAEVVATEDRPLPSKDPTTIVSVISELVATLSRRAPSVTAVGISVGGQAADHATVSSAPFLDWTDVPLGSMTQRATGLPTVVENDLIALTEAEHWFGAGRGLDRFAVLTIGAGVGYGLVIRGQVVTSSDAGLGPVGHIPLDPTGPLCFLGHRGCSTALLSIPAICAGASVALGRDVGYDEVLDLAAAGNPAARRIIDDAGTGLGILIALVSNLTMPQRVVISGEGVRLVESARPAIDAAIGRVRDPRAQPIDLDVRPGSFTQWARGAAVIAIQTYVLGVD; encoded by the coding sequence ATGAACCCGACCTGGACCCCGTTGAGCGGGCCGAGCCACGCCCTGGCCCTGGACGTGCTGATCAACGGGCCGCTGTCACGCGTCGAGCTCGCCCGGCGGCTCGACCTCTCCCCCGGCTCCTTGACCCGGCTGACGAAACCGCTGGTCGACTCCGGTCTGCTCGTCGAGGTCGACGGCACGCGGGCCCAGGGCCAGCGCACCGGGCGGCCGCAGACGCCGCTCGACATCGTCCCGGGCTCCCACCACTTCGTCGGGATCAAGCTCACCGGCGAGATGGCCTACGGCGTGCTGACGAACCTGCGGGCGGAGGTCGTCGCCACCGAGGACCGCCCCCTGCCCTCGAAGGACCCCACGACGATCGTCTCGGTCATCTCCGAGCTCGTCGCCACCCTCTCGCGTCGTGCACCGTCGGTCACCGCCGTGGGCATCAGCGTCGGCGGGCAGGCCGCCGACCACGCCACCGTCTCCAGCGCCCCCTTCCTGGACTGGACCGACGTCCCGCTCGGATCCATGACCCAGAGGGCGACCGGACTGCCGACCGTGGTGGAGAACGACCTGATCGCGCTGACCGAGGCCGAGCACTGGTTCGGTGCCGGACGCGGTCTCGATCGCTTCGCCGTCCTGACGATCGGCGCCGGCGTCGGGTACGGGCTGGTCATCCGGGGCCAGGTCGTCACCAGCAGCGATGCCGGGCTGGGACCCGTCGGGCACATCCCGCTCGACCCCACCGGGCCACTCTGCTTCCTCGGCCATCGGGGGTGCTCGACCGCACTCCTGTCGATCCCCGCGATCTGCGCGGGTGCTTCGGTCGCCCTGGGGCGCGACGTCGGGTACGACGAGGTGCTCGACCTGGCAGCTGCCGGCAATCCCGCGGCGCGCAGGATCATCGACGATGCGGGAACAGGCCTGGGCATCCTCATCGCGCTCGTCAGCAACCTCACGATGCCCCAACGGGTCGTCATCTCGGGCGAGGGCGTCCGACTGGTGGAGTCCGCCCGACCCGCGATCGACGCTGCCATCGGCCGAGTGCGCGATCCTCGTGCGCAGCCGATCGACCTCGACGTCCGCCCGGGCAGCTTCACCCAGTGGGCCCGCGGAGCCGCTGTGATCGCCATCCAGACGTACGTGCTCGGCGTCGACTGA
- a CDS encoding bifunctional diguanylate cyclase/phosphodiesterase, whose translation MAEELRIALTDHQLVLHYQPKIDLPTGAVHGVEALVRWEHPTRGLLYPGSFLDRVEDAGLMRALTRGVLQIALDQAAVWHADGRPMTVAVNLSASSLVDVDLPGEVAAMLDSRHLPPGALQLEITEEFLMADRDRAQVILTRLRRSGIQIAVDDFGTGYSSLSYLRDLPIDELKLDRSFVFPMAEDARAVALVASTIALAHSLDLRMVAEGVEDGVTYAELTRLGCDQAQGYYMSRPVPAAELDDWLRDRPSPDDPTPQRPRHQPAPVQ comes from the coding sequence GTGGCCGAGGAGCTCCGGATCGCTCTGACCGACCACCAGCTCGTCCTGCACTACCAGCCCAAGATCGACCTGCCGACTGGAGCCGTCCACGGCGTCGAGGCCCTGGTCCGCTGGGAGCACCCCACCCGCGGCCTGCTGTACCCGGGGAGCTTCCTGGACCGGGTCGAGGACGCCGGACTGATGCGCGCGCTGACCCGGGGGGTGCTGCAGATCGCTCTCGACCAGGCCGCCGTCTGGCACGCCGACGGCCGACCCATGACGGTCGCCGTCAACCTCTCGGCCAGCTCCCTCGTCGATGTCGACCTGCCCGGCGAGGTCGCCGCGATGCTCGACTCCCGACACCTCCCGCCGGGGGCTCTGCAGCTCGAGATCACCGAGGAGTTCCTGATGGCCGACCGCGACCGGGCCCAGGTCATCCTGACCCGGTTGCGGCGCAGCGGCATCCAGATCGCCGTCGACGACTTCGGCACGGGGTACAGCTCGCTGTCCTACCTGCGTGACCTGCCCATCGACGAGCTCAAGCTGGACCGCTCGTTCGTCTTCCCGATGGCGGAGGACGCCCGCGCCGTCGCGCTGGTCGCCTCGACGATCGCCCTGGCGCACAGCCTCGACCTGCGCATGGTCGCCGAAGGCGTCGAGGACGGCGTCACCTACGCCGAGCTCACCCGTCTGGGCTGCGACCAGGCTCAGGGCTACTACATGTCCAGGCCCGTGCCTGCCGCCGAGCTCGACGACTGGCTGCGGGACCGGCCGTCGCCTGACGACCCCACACCGCAGCGCCCACGCCACCAGCCCGCACCCGTCCAGTAG
- a CDS encoding GGDEF domain-containing protein — MGLLLFARSRGPERRPTALLDSAIFTLGVGLLSWVFLIEPSWATAGDSTLARLVEVAYPLGNVLLFGALVRLAKAPGAGRSASRLLAVLVGTMLAVQGGVQALTFVPLIDVRPSLLDPRWLVAYVLAGAAALHPAMRALSAPAPERSETLHEGQVVGLAAALLIGPAILGGQLVAGVPVSVAPVVVVSAVLVLLVMVRMVRMVRRVQDQATTDDLTGLPNRRALYLQAGARLADPQHRRQALLMLDLDRFKEVNDSLGHHAGDELLVQVGARLAEHLRVEDLLVRLGGDEFAILLEDAGREEAGIVAGTLSTALAEPFPLGDLTVHSTISIGIALFPDHGTNLSALLRKADIAM; from the coding sequence GTGGGGCTGCTCCTGTTCGCGCGGAGCCGCGGTCCCGAGCGGCGGCCGACGGCCCTCCTGGACAGTGCGATCTTCACCCTGGGTGTCGGGCTCCTGTCCTGGGTGTTCCTGATCGAGCCGAGCTGGGCCACTGCCGGGGACTCGACGCTCGCCCGGCTCGTCGAGGTCGCCTACCCGCTCGGCAACGTGCTGCTCTTCGGTGCGTTGGTGCGTCTGGCCAAGGCCCCGGGGGCCGGTCGATCCGCATCCCGGCTGCTCGCGGTGCTGGTCGGCACGATGCTGGCCGTCCAGGGTGGGGTCCAGGCGCTGACCTTCGTCCCCCTGATCGACGTCCGCCCGTCACTGCTCGACCCGAGGTGGCTGGTGGCCTACGTGCTGGCGGGCGCGGCGGCGCTGCACCCCGCGATGCGCGCGTTGTCGGCGCCGGCCCCCGAACGTTCCGAGACGTTGCACGAGGGGCAGGTGGTCGGCCTCGCCGCGGCACTGCTGATCGGCCCGGCGATCCTCGGTGGCCAGCTGGTGGCCGGCGTCCCGGTGAGCGTGGCCCCGGTCGTGGTCGTCTCCGCCGTCCTGGTGCTGCTGGTGATGGTGCGGATGGTGCGGATGGTGCGCCGCGTGCAGGACCAGGCCACGACCGATGACCTGACCGGGCTGCCCAACCGACGGGCTCTGTACCTTCAGGCAGGCGCGCGGCTGGCGGATCCGCAGCACCGGCGACAGGCTCTGCTGATGCTGGACCTCGACAGGTTCAAGGAGGTCAACGACTCCCTCGGCCACCACGCAGGGGACGAGCTCCTGGTCCAGGTCGGCGCCCGCCTGGCCGAGCACCTGCGGGTGGAGGACCTGCTGGTACGGCTCGGCGGCGACGAGTTCGCGATCCTTCTCGAGGACGCCGGCCGTGAGGAGGCCGGTATCGTCGCGGGCACGCTGTCCACGGCCCTGGCCGAGCCGTTCCCGCTGGGGGATCTGACGGTGCACAGCACGATCAGCATCGGCATCGCACTGTTCCCCGACCACGGCACCAACCTCAGCGCGCTGCTGCGCAAGGCCGACATCGCGATGTAA
- a CDS encoding D-hexose-6-phosphate mutarotase: protein MPSQPAPAPRDLPSSVQIVPGEGGLPLVRVTGRAGSAEVYLHGAHVTAWAPVGRQPVLWLSAASRFADGAAIRGGVPICFPWFGADAGHPGAPAHGFARLLDWALVDAREEQDDVVLALGLADSDATRASVWPYPFDARYTVTIGERLTLALQVTNRGHAPVRFEAALHTYLRVQDVRATEVAGLQGAPFVDQLAGPGARPGEHRPIRFDAETDRAYLGTRATTTVHDAGARRTITVAKDASNSTVVWNPWIAKAAAMADFGDDEWTEMLCIETCNIRDDAVDLAPGESRTMTAVLSVGG from the coding sequence ATGCCGTCCCAGCCGGCTCCAGCACCGCGTGACCTGCCGTCGTCGGTGCAGATCGTTCCGGGCGAGGGGGGACTGCCCCTCGTCCGCGTGACCGGCCGCGCCGGCTCGGCCGAGGTCTACCTGCACGGCGCCCACGTCACCGCGTGGGCACCGGTGGGACGGCAGCCGGTCCTGTGGTTGAGCGCCGCGAGCAGGTTCGCCGACGGGGCTGCCATCCGCGGCGGCGTCCCGATCTGCTTCCCGTGGTTCGGAGCGGACGCCGGTCACCCCGGTGCCCCGGCGCACGGTTTCGCACGGCTGCTCGACTGGGCGCTGGTCGACGCGCGCGAGGAGCAGGACGACGTGGTGCTTGCGCTGGGCCTCGCGGACAGCGACGCGACCCGCGCCTCCGTGTGGCCGTACCCGTTCGACGCCCGGTACACCGTCACGATCGGTGAGCGCCTGACCCTCGCCCTCCAGGTCACCAACCGGGGCCACGCACCGGTGCGGTTCGAGGCGGCGCTGCACACCTACCTCCGCGTCCAGGACGTTCGCGCCACCGAGGTCGCAGGCCTGCAGGGCGCGCCCTTCGTCGACCAGCTGGCCGGCCCCGGCGCCCGACCAGGTGAGCACCGCCCGATCCGGTTCGACGCCGAGACGGACCGGGCCTACCTCGGCACCCGGGCCACCACGACGGTGCACGACGCCGGCGCTCGGCGCACCATCACGGTCGCCAAGGACGCCTCGAACAGCACAGTCGTCTGGAACCCATGGATCGCCAAGGCCGCCGCGATGGCCGACTTCGGCGACGACGAGTGGACCGAGATGCTCTGCATCGAGACCTGCAACATCCGCGACGACGCCGTCGACCTCGCCCCCGGGGAGAGCCGCACGATGACAGCTGTCCTGTCCGTCGGCGGCTGA
- a CDS encoding phosphoribosyltransferase family protein — MVVFADRVAAGRELAGLLEHLRGQDLVVLGLPRGGVPVAFEVAQALDAPLDVIVVRKLGVPFQPELAMGAIGEGGARVLETTVLRHAGISDEDLATVERRERVQLEARVARLRRGRPPVDLAGRTAVVVDDGIATGSTARVACEVARHLGATRVVVAVPVAPAETVQDLPGADEVVCVHTPAHFLAVGHHYRDFSATSDEEVIVLLDVAARRVLGAGAIGDPDDCDVDVEIPVGVVRLPGHLYLPEPATAVVVFAHGSGSSRHSPRNRLVASALQRAGLGTLLLDLLTPSEELDRANVFDIELLAGRLAAATRWLGTRPDSAACRVGWFGASTGAGAALWAAAEPDPPVAAIVSRGGRPDLAGARLAHVVAPTLLIVGSADPVVLELNREARAQLRCVNRLAVVPDATHLFEEPGTLAAAAVLASDWFTRYLLPTEQALPWGRSGPWGSSTTQEPEE, encoded by the coding sequence ATGGTCGTGTTCGCAGACCGGGTTGCCGCGGGTCGAGAGCTCGCCGGGCTGCTCGAGCATCTCCGAGGCCAGGATCTGGTCGTCCTCGGGCTGCCCCGTGGTGGGGTGCCGGTGGCCTTCGAGGTGGCGCAGGCGCTGGACGCGCCGCTCGACGTCATCGTCGTCCGCAAGCTCGGGGTGCCGTTCCAGCCTGAGCTCGCCATGGGTGCCATCGGTGAGGGCGGTGCCCGGGTGCTCGAGACGACTGTGCTGAGGCACGCGGGGATCTCCGACGAGGACCTGGCGACCGTCGAGCGACGCGAACGGGTTCAGCTCGAGGCGCGCGTCGCCCGCCTGCGACGGGGTCGCCCGCCGGTCGACCTCGCCGGCCGGACCGCAGTCGTCGTCGACGACGGGATCGCCACCGGGTCGACCGCGCGCGTCGCGTGCGAGGTGGCCCGTCACCTCGGCGCGACAAGGGTCGTCGTCGCCGTGCCGGTCGCCCCCGCCGAGACCGTACAGGACCTGCCGGGAGCCGACGAGGTCGTCTGCGTCCACACCCCTGCGCACTTCCTGGCGGTCGGCCACCACTACCGCGACTTCTCTGCGACGAGCGACGAGGAGGTGATCGTCCTGCTCGACGTCGCTGCGCGGCGCGTCCTGGGCGCCGGCGCGATCGGCGACCCGGACGACTGCGACGTCGACGTCGAGATCCCGGTCGGCGTGGTCCGGCTCCCCGGCCATCTGTACCTGCCCGAACCGGCGACCGCCGTGGTCGTGTTCGCCCACGGCAGCGGCAGCAGTCGGCACAGCCCCCGCAACCGCCTCGTCGCCTCGGCGCTCCAGCGGGCCGGCCTCGGCACGCTGCTGCTCGACCTGCTCACCCCGTCCGAGGAGCTCGACCGCGCCAACGTCTTCGACATCGAGCTGCTGGCGGGTCGACTCGCCGCAGCGACCCGGTGGCTCGGCACCCGGCCCGACAGCGCCGCGTGCCGGGTCGGATGGTTCGGCGCGAGCACAGGTGCCGGCGCCGCGCTGTGGGCTGCCGCCGAGCCGGACCCGCCCGTCGCGGCGATCGTGTCGCGCGGTGGTCGGCCGGACCTGGCCGGAGCACGGCTGGCCCACGTGGTGGCCCCGACGCTCCTGATCGTCGGCAGCGCGGACCCGGTGGTCCTCGAGCTCAACCGCGAGGCGCGGGCGCAGCTGCGCTGCGTGAACCGCCTGGCCGTCGTCCCGGATGCCACGCACCTGTTCGAGGAGCCGGGGACCCTGGCGGCGGCCGCGGTCCTCGCGAGCGACTGGTTCACCCGGTACCTCCTGCCGACCGAGCAGGCTCTACCGTGGGGTCGGTCGGGACCGTGGGGTTCGTCGACGACGCAAGAACCAGAGGAGTGA
- a CDS encoding NifB/NifX family molybdenum-iron cluster-binding protein produces MTAQDTNATPVVICIPVGTGRQVAGSWGRAHRLAVATVSAGRIVDWVEHDVHWDTLHDSGTEGAHHARVARFLVEHHVDAVVASHMGPPMARMIDTMGLRKLLGAHGDAEAAVIAAAQA; encoded by the coding sequence GTGACAGCGCAGGACACGAACGCAACGCCAGTAGTCATCTGCATCCCGGTCGGCACCGGCCGTCAGGTCGCCGGAAGCTGGGGTCGGGCGCACCGGCTCGCCGTCGCCACCGTCTCGGCGGGTCGGATCGTCGACTGGGTCGAGCACGACGTGCACTGGGACACCCTGCACGACTCGGGGACCGAGGGCGCCCACCACGCACGGGTCGCACGCTTCCTGGTCGAGCATCACGTCGACGCGGTGGTCGCCTCGCACATGGGTCCGCCGATGGCCCGCATGATCGACACGATGGGCCTTCGGAAGCTCCTCGGCGCGCACGGCGATGCCGAGGCCGCCGTCATCGCCGCGGCACAGGCCTAG